The sequence below is a genomic window from Rudanella lutea DSM 19387.
TGTCTATAGTTTTGGTCGTTTACCAAAATCTTAACCCTCGGCTTTTAGATGATGTTCGTTTTTATTGAGGGAACGGGCCAGCTCGAAGCCCCACAAAGCAAGTTAAATCTAATTAGTGAATACTTAAAACGCTACAGTTTAAGCCGAATAGCTTCTTCTTTCAGCCTTGCCTTGTCGATAGGGACTACCCCCACTGACTCACAAACGAGCCCTCCGCCGAGGTTCGACAAACCGGCCACCAGTTGGGGCGGCTGACGCAGTGCCACGCAGCAGGCCGCAATGCTAATGACAGTGTCGCCCGCACCCGATACGTCCGATATTTGCCGCAGGTGAGCCGGCAAGCGGTGTTGCTGATTATCGAAGTCAATATACACCCCCCGCTCCGACAGGGTAATGAGTGCGCCCTTGATCTGCAACGATTCTTTCAGCGTATCAACTGCCTGCTGAAACTCAGCGGGGTCGTCGACATCAAATTCCAGCTTCAGGCCTTCCTTCAATTCTTTCAGGTTTGGCTTGAAAAGTGTGGTATGGTGGTAATTCAGGAAATTGCGCTTTTTGGGATCAACAACCGTCGGAACGCCCTGCTCGTTGGCGAAGGCCGTGATTTCGGCAATCGACTCGGCGTTGAGCACTCCTTTGTCGTAATCTTCAAAAATAACTACCTGACAGGTCGGAATCAGCTCTTTGGCCTTAGCAATGAGCCGGGCCCGCTCCGTAGTCGTAATATGCTTGTCGGTTTCGGTATCGACCCGTACCACCTGCTGCGAACCGGCAATAATCCGCTCTTTGATCGTGGTAATCCGTGACTCACTCCGAATCAGCCCATCGCACGACAGACAACGCTCATTCAATTGGCCAACCAGCCGGTCACCGGGCTCGTCGGTCCCGATCACCGAACAGATAATAGCCTCAGCGCCCAATGCCTGCACATTAAGGAGCACATTGCCCGCCCCTCCCAGCCGCAACTCCCGCCGAACCACATTCACGACCGGAACCGGGGCCTCGGGCGATATACGGTCAACGCGGCCCCACACGTAGGAGTCGAGCATCACATCGCCAATAATCAGCACCCGGAGGTTGTTGAATGCATTGAAAAGTTCATCGATGGCGACTTCACGCGGTGTATTTCCATGCGAGGCATTTCCGTTCTGGGCATTGCCATGCCCGACCGTATCGAGTGCAGGACTCATGAGCAGCATTTGAGTTGTTTCTGGGTGCAAAGAAACGAAAAAGGCGTGGCACCAATGTACCTTTGCCTATGACTTTACCAAACCGCGACTCTGCTGTTATCTGGCATCCGTTCACTCAGATGCAAACAGCCCCGCTCCCGATTCCGATTGTTTGGGGCGAGGGTAGCCTGCTTTTCGACGCATCGGGCCGGTCATTTCTGGACATGATTTCGTCCTGGTGGGTAAACCTGCACGGGCACAGCCACCCCTACATTGCCCAGCGTGTGAGCGAGCAACTCAATACCCTGGAGCATGTCATTTTTGCTGATTTTACGCACGAACCGGCCGTACAGCTAGCCGAGCGGCTCTTACCTCTACTACCCTCCAACCAACGCCGGGTGTTTTACTCCGACAATGGCTCTACCGCGGTAGAGGTAGCCCTGAAAATGGCATTTCAGTACTGGCATAATCTGGGGCAGCCGCGTCGGCGGGTAGTCGCTTTCGAAGACGCCTACCATGGCGACACCTTCGGAGCCATGGCCGTTGGCGGGCGCAGTGCCTTTACGGCTCCGTTTGTTCCGTTTCTGTTCGATGTTGAATACCTGCCCGCCCCCACGCCCGGCCGGGAGGAGGCCGTACTCGAACAGGCCCGGCACCTGTTTGCCGACGATGTGGCCGCGTTTATTTTTGAACCGTTGGTGCAGGGGGCCGGCGGCATGGTTATGTACGAG
It includes:
- a CDS encoding bifunctional ADP-heptose synthase, with the protein product MLLMSPALDTVGHGNAQNGNASHGNTPREVAIDELFNAFNNLRVLIIGDVMLDSYVWGRVDRISPEAPVPVVNVVRRELRLGGAGNVLLNVQALGAEAIICSVIGTDEPGDRLVGQLNERCLSCDGLIRSESRITTIKERIIAGSQQVVRVDTETDKHITTTERARLIAKAKELIPTCQVVIFEDYDKGVLNAESIAEITAFANEQGVPTVVDPKKRNFLNYHHTTLFKPNLKELKEGLKLEFDVDDPAEFQQAVDTLKESLQIKGALITLSERGVYIDFDNQQHRLPAHLRQISDVSGAGDTVISIAACCVALRQPPQLVAGLSNLGGGLVCESVGVVPIDKARLKEEAIRLKL
- the bioA gene encoding adenosylmethionine--8-amino-7-oxononanoate transaminase, translated to MTLPNRDSAVIWHPFTQMQTAPLPIPIVWGEGSLLFDASGRSFLDMISSWWVNLHGHSHPYIAQRVSEQLNTLEHVIFADFTHEPAVQLAERLLPLLPSNQRRVFYSDNGSTAVEVALKMAFQYWHNLGQPRRRVVAFEDAYHGDTFGAMAVGGRSAFTAPFVPFLFDVEYLPAPTPGREEAVLEQARHLFADDVAAFIFEPLVQGAGGMVMYEPEPLQALIRMARQHGALVIADEVMTGFGRTGKTFACHYLTEQPDLMCLSKGLTGGTMALSVTTCTAAIYEAFLSTDRYKTLFHGHSFTANPVACAASLASLDLLQKPETEQAIARIAQQHQTFAETLRQHPAVENVRQRGTILAFDLRVSGEGSSYFNSIRDVAYRYLLDRGILMRPLGNVLYLLPPYSTTNGQLDEAYTAILGLLDIL